AAATCATGACGCACCGCGTGATCTGGTCGGCACTGTTTATGCTGCTGCTGATCTCCGTCAGCCGCAGCTGGCCGCGGGTAAAGGTGGTTATACGTCAGCCGAAAAAGATGTTGCTGTTGGCGCTGTCGGCCACGCTGGTTGGCGGCAACTGGCTGCTGTTTATCTGGGCGGTGAATAATCACCATATGCTGGAAGCGAGCCTGGGCTATTTTATCAATCCCCTGCTCAACGTGGTGATAGGCATGCTATTCCTCGGCGAGCGCTTTCGCCGCATGCAGTGGCTGGCGGTGCTGCTGGCGACGTTCGGCGTGCTGGTGCAGCTGTGGCAGTTCGGATCGCTGCCGCTGATCGCCCTGGGGCTGGCGCTCAGCTTTTCGCTGTATGGCCTGACGCGTAAGAAAATCGCAGTGGACGCGCAGAGCGGCATGCTGATTGAAACGCTGTGGCTTTTTCCGCTGGCCTCGTGGTATCTGTTCGGTATCGCCGACAGTACCACCAGCCATCTGTCGCACAATAGCGCGACGCTGAATCTGCTGCTGATCGCCGCCGGGATTGTCACCACCATTCCGCTCATGCTGTTTACCGCCGCCGCTACGCGCCTGCGTCTCTCCACGCTCGGCTTTTTCCAGTATCTGGGGCCGACGCTGATGTTTCTGCTGGCGGTGCTGTTTTACGGCGAAGCGATGACGCCCGACAAGGCGGTGACGTTCGGCTTTATTTGGCTGGCGCTGGCGCTGTTTATTGTCGACGCGCTCTATACGCTGCGCCGTTCACGCGCGGGCAAAGCGTGAGATAAAACGCGCCATGGCCGGGCCGGTAAGCAGAATAGTGAACAGCCGCAGCGTCTGCAGCGCCATCACGAAAGCGATATCGACCCGACTGCCCGCGGCAATGATCGCCACGGTATCCAGCCCGCCCGGGCTGGTAGCCAGATAGGCAGTCAGCAGATCGACATGCAGCATTTTAGTCAGCACCCACGCCATTCCTCCGCACAGCAGCATCAGCCCGGCGATCGATGCCAGCATCTGCGGCAGCGTACGCAGCGCCAGCCGGAAAACAGGCAGCGTAAAGCGCAGGCCCACCGTCCAGCCGATCAGCGTATAGGCGGCCGCCAGCAGCCACTCCGGCACCTGCAGCGCCACCGTTCCGCTGCTTTGCAATACCGCACCGGCCAGCGCGGGCAGCAGCAGCGCCCCGGCCGGAATGCGAAAGCGCTGACCGAGATAGGCGCCCACCAACATAATGCCCAGCGTAATAGCAAAGCGCATATCCAGCGGCGGAAACCAGACCTGCGGCGCCGCGCTTTGCGCATCGTCACCGAGGCCGATACGCGCGACGATCGCGGCGGCGGTGGCGACGAACAGCACGCGCAGATACTGCATAAAAGCCACCAGCCGCGCATCGGCACCGTAGTCGGCCGCCATCGCCACCATCGCCGACGCGCCGCCGGGCGAGGAGCCCCAGGCGCCAGTCGGGCCGGGCAGATCGCTGTAGCGCACCAGCAGGAAGCCGGAAAGACCGCTGGCGGCCAGCGTCATCAGCAGCACCGCCAGCACTACCGGCCAGTCGGCGATCAGGGGATCGATAATCGAGGGAGAGAGGCTGCGGGCGATCATACAGCCCAGCACCGCCTGACAGAGAATAAACAGCCGTTTATCGATGCGCAGCGTGGCGCCCAGCAGGCCCATCGCCACGCCGACAATCATCGGCCCCAGCAGCAGCGCCGCCGGTACGTGAAAATAGTGCAGAATAAAACCCAGCAGCAGCGAGACGACAACCAGCATCGTCCATTGCTGCCAGCGCGAAAGCTTTTCCATAGAAAGGAGGATTCACCGCGGCTTGAAAACCGTAAGGTTACGCACAACCCGCGCGGAATGCCAGCGCAGCAGGGCCGGACCGGCTCTCCGGCCCGCCAGCTTTTACAGCCAGTTTTTGCGCTTGAAATAGAGGTACGGCGCCAGCCCGGCGAGGATCATCAGGCCGATGGCGCCAGGATAGCCAAAGCTCCACTTCAGTTCCGGCATAAATTCAAAGTTCATACCGTAGCTGGAGGCGACCAGCGTCGGCGGCAGGAATACCACCGACACCACCGAGAAGATTTTGATGATACGGTTCTGCTCGATATTGATAAAGCCCATCGCCGCCTGCATCAGGAAGTTAACCTTCTGGAACAGCGACTCGTTATGCGGCAGCAGCGATTCGATATCGCGCAGGATCTCGCGCGCCTGCTCCAGCTGGTTGGTCGGCAGGCGCGCCTTGCGCACCAGGAAGTTCAGCGCGCGCTGGGTATCCATCAGGCAGAGACGCACCTTCCAGCCGATATCCTCCAGCTCCGCCAGCGTGGAGAGCGCCTGATCGAACTCGTCGCCCTGCTGCCCTTCCATAATCACGCGGCTCAGCTTCTCAAGGTCGCTGTAAATGTTTTCAATTTCATCCGCCAGCTGTTCAATTTTGGTCTCAAACAGATCCAGCAGCAGTTCATAGGCGTTGCCGTCGATCAGCGTCTGGCTGCGGGCGCGCATGCGATAGAGGCGAAACGCGGGCAGTTCACGCTCGCGCAGCGTATAGAGACGGCCTTCGCGAATAGTAAACGCGACGGTGGCGTTGCCCGCATGATCTTTGGCGTCTTCATAGAAAAAGAAGGAGTGAATGTGCAGGCCATCTTCGTCCTCGAAAAAGCGGGCGGACGCTTCGATATCTTCCAGCTCAGGGCGTGTGGCCAGGCTTTGGCCCAGCTCGCTCTGCACGCGCTCGCGCTCCGCTTCTTCCGGCTCGATAAGATCGACCCATACCGACGAGATCAGGTCTTCCGGCGTGTCTTCCAGCTCCAGGCGGGTAAGGCGGCTGCGATCCAGTTTAAAAGCGCTCAGCATAGCAGTACTCCCAATTTGTCATTCAAACGGGACAATACGCCAGAACACAGAAACCTGAGTTTCAGTCAGTGATAAACGCTAACTCGCGCGACGGGAAAGAGAGTCGCTGACAACCACAAAGGCTATCAGCATAAGAGGATGGCCTTAGGGGTTGTACCTGTTGATAAGGTGATTGAGCCAGCATCGACTGGGAGTGTCCAAGGCGAAAGTCCTCTTAGGGTAATCGTGCGCGCATGTTACGCCGAGACGAAAAAGGCGTCAAGCGAAGCCGGGCGCCCTGAGAGCTGTGTGGGGCGCGGGCGGGCAACCCCGCAGCAGACGCCGGCCGGACGCGGAAAGCGAGCCGGCGGCGCCTGCTGCCCAGCAGGCTATACCGCTTCGAGGCGGGCGTAAGCGGCCACCAGCCACTTAATGCCCTGACCCTGAAACGCCACCTGCAGACGGCTGTGATCGCCGCTGCCTTCGAGATTGATAATGGTACCTTCGCCGAACTTGGCGTGGCGAACGCGCTGGCCGAGCGTAAAGCCGCTGTCGTTTTGCGCCACCGGTGTGCCCATGCGCTGATGGCTGACCGGACGGCTGATGCTGGCGCGCAGGCGCACCTCATCGACACACTCTTCCGGCAGCTCGCCGATAAAGCGCGACGGGCGATGATAAACCTCTTTACCGTACAGGCGGCGCGTTTCCGCGTAGGTCAGCGTCAGCTTTTTCATCGCGCGAGTGACGCCAACGTAGGCGAGACGGCGTTCCTCTTCCAGCCTGCCGCCTTCGTCCAGCGCCATCTGGCTGGGGAACATCCCCTCTTCCATGCCGACGATAAAGACCTGGCTAAACTCCAGCCCTTTCGCCGCATGCATGGTCATCAACTGCACCGCGTCCTGCCACTTATCCGCCTGACCTTCCCCGGCCTCCAGCGCGGCGTGCGACAGGAACGCCTGCAGGGGCATCAAATCTTCATCTTCATCCTGGTAGCTGTACTGACGCGTGGCGTTCACCAGCTCCTCTAAGTTTTCGATGCGCGTCTGGCCCTTTTCGCCCTTCTCCTGCTCATACATCAGCCACAGGCCGGAATCTTTGATCACCCGGTCGGTCTGAACGTGCAGCGGCAGCTCGGCGGTCTCCTGCGCCAGCGAATCCACCAGTTCGGTGAAGCGCTGCAGCGCGGCGGCGGCGCGGCCGGCCAGCGCTTTTTCCTGCAGCAGCTCGCGGCTGGTCTGCCAGAGCGTCAGCTGGCGATCGCGCGATGCCTGACGCACCACGTCCAGCGTGCGGTCGCCGATGCCGCGCGTCGGCGTATTGACCACGCGCTCAAAAGCAGCGTCGTCGTTACGGTTAGCGATCAACCGCAGGTAGGCCAGCGCATCTTTAATCTCTTGTCGTTCGAAGAAGCGCATGCCGCCATAAATGCGGTACGGCATGCTGGCCTGCAGCAGCGCCTCTTCCAGCACACGCGACTGGGCGTTGCTGCGGTAGAGGATGGCGCAGTCGTTCAGCGCCCCGCCATTCTCCTGCCACACTTTGATGCGGTTAACCACGAAGCGCGCTTCATCCAGCTCGTTAAACGCGCAGTAGAGCGAAATCGGATCGCCGTCGCTACCGTCGGTCCACAGCTCTTTGCCGAGACGGCCATTGTTGTTGGCGATCAGGGCGTTGGCTGCCTTCAGAATATTGTTGGTGGAGCGGTAGTTTTGCTCAAGGCGGATGGTCTCTGCGCCGCGGAAATCTTGCAGGAAGCGCTGGATGTTCTCCACCTGCGCGCCGCGCCAGCCGTAGATAGACTGATCATCGTCGCCGACGATCATCACCCGGCTGCTGTCACCGGCCAGCAGCCGGATCCAGGCGTACTGAATATTGTTGGTATCCTGGAACTCGTCCACCATGATGTTGGTGAAGCGTTCACGGTAGTGGTTAAGGATATGCGGCTTCGTCAGCCATAGCTCATGGGCGCGCAGCAGCAGCTCGGCGAAATCGACCAGCCCGGCGCGATCGCACGCCTCCTGGTACGCCTGGTAAACGCGCAGCCAGGTTTGCTCGACCGGATTGCCGTAGCTTTCGATATGGTGCGGACGCAACCCCTCATCTTTTTTGCCGTTGATGTACCACATCGCCTGACGCGGCGGCCACTGTTTCTCATCCAGGTTCATCGCTTTGATCAAACGCTTCAGCAGGCGCAGCTGATCTTCACTGTCGAGGATCTGGAAATCCTGCGGCAGGCGGGCATCGAGATGATGCGCGCGCAGCAGGCGGTGCGCCAGGCCGTGGAAGGTGCCGATCCACATGCCGCCCTGGCTGGTGCCGATCAGCTGTTCAATACGATGGCGCATTTCCGCTGCGGCCTTGTTGGTGAAGGTCACCGCCATAATCGAATAGGGCGAGCAATTCTCTACCGTCAGCAGCCAGGCGATACGATGCACCAGCACGCGTGTCTTGCCGCTGCCCGCGCCCGCCAGCACCAGCAGGTTGGTGCGCGGCGCCGCAACGGCTTCGCGCTGTTTATCATTCAGGCTGTTTAGCAGGTCAGAAACGTCCATAAGCACCGTCAGTCAGGAAAAACGCACCAGTGAGACACTGGATATTTGTACAGAAGATTATAACAACGCCGTCAGCGATGCCAACTGCGTAATTTCAACATGCGGCAACAGGCGCGCATCGCTAACCTGCATCAGGTTGCCCTCGCGCAGGTTGATCCAGCAGGCCTGCATGCCGCAGCGCACCGCGCCGGCAACGTCTGTCGTCAGATCGTCGCCCACGTGCAGAATGTTTTCCGGGGCGAGATCGAGCCGCTGCGCCGCCAGGTGATACATATCCTGGTAGGGTTTGGCGCGCCCGTGCGGGCCGGCGCGCAGCACGAACTGGAAATAGCCGTCGAGCCCGAACAGATGCGGCTCGGCGTTGCCGTTGGTGATCGCCACCAGCGGCACGCGTTCCGCCAGCGCGGCCAGCGTGGTATGCGTCTCCGGCGGTACGCTGATTTGGCTGCGCCAGTGAGCGAATACCGCCATCACCTTATTCGACCCCGCCTGCGCCTCGGCAGGCGTCAGTCCCGCTTCCAGCATCGCCTGCTCGACGGTGCGGCGTCGCCATTCGGTGACGTCGTGGTAGATCTCGGGCTCCTCGGCCAGCAGCCGGTCGCGTAATGTTTGATACGCGGCGGTAGAGAAATCGCGCAGGCTGGGATGGTATTCCTGCAAAAAGCGGTGCGACTCCTCGGTGGTCTTCAGGATCACCGGATAGTTGTCATACAGCGTGTCATCGAGATCGAAAGTGATCGCTTTGATCGGCTTCAGCCGACGATAAAAATGCATCAGGATTTTCCTCGTTTGGCGCGCGGATGCGCCGCATCATACACCGACGCCAGATGTTGAAAGTCGAGATGGGTATAAATTTGCGTCGTGGAAAGGTTGGCGTGCCCTAACAGCTCCTGCACCGCGCGCAGATCGCCGCTCGACTCCAGCATATGCGTGGCGAAAGAGTGGCGCAGCTTGTGGGGATGCACGTGGCTGCTGACACCCTGCTTAACGCCCCACTCCGCAAAGCGCTTCTGCACATTGCGCACCGAAATGCGCCGTCCCTCTTTCGAGATAAACAGCGCGTCGTTTTCCGGCGCGTAGATATCGCGCAGCGTCAGCCATTTTTGTACCCACTCTACCGCTGTACGGCCAATGGGCAGACGGCGCTCTTTGCTGCCTTTACCCGTAACCCAGACTTCGCCCGCCTCCAGATCGAGATGGCGACAATCGATGCCCACCAGCTCGGAGAGACGCAGCCCGGCGCCGTACATCACTTCCATCATCGTTCGGTCGCGTACCGCCAGCGGATCGCTCTGGTCGATAGCCAGCAGTTGATTCACCTCGTCGACGTCGATATTTTTCGGCAGATGGCGCGCGGCGCGCGGCGTGGCGATCCCTTTTGCCGGGTTCGCCTTCAGCGCGCCCTGGCTGACCATCCAGTCCAGAAAGCTGCGCAGCGCGGAAAGGCGCAGCGCCAGACTGGCGGGCTGCAAACCGGCGCGACGGCTGCGCGCCGCCAGCTGACGCACATGCGCCGGCTCCAGCTGCGCCCAGTCGGCGATATTCATCTCGTCAGCCAGCTGCATCAGCGCCGCCAGCTGGCGCGCATAGTTTTCATGGGTTAGCGGGCTGAGCTGACGCTCAACCTTCAGGTAGCGCAGAAAGCCCTCGACGGCGGCCTGCAGCGCAAGCTGGCTCATGCGCGCGCAACCCAGCGGCTGAGTAGCGCCGGCAGCATCAGCGCCAGATAGTGCAGCAGCAGCGTGCCCTGCCCGGGCTGATAGTGATGCGTATCGCGGCTGCTGAACATCAGCACGCCCAGCTCGCCGCGTTCGCCGAACAGCGACATCGCCACCGAGCCGACCGAACGCGCCTGCGGCAGCAGCAGCAGCAGCTCCGGCCCGTTCAGCGAGCCGAGATAGTGCTGCTCTTTGCCCAGCCGCTGAATGCGCACCGGCTCAAACGCCTGACGCGATAACGCCAGCTGCGTAAAGCTGGAGGGCGCGCCTAACTGCCAGCGATCGCTGAACAGCCGCACATCCGCGCCGGCCAGGCCCAGATCGCGCGCCCAGCGTTGAAGACGGTTGAGCATCTCCTGCAGCGAAGGTGCGGAAGCCAGATGACCCTGCAGGCTCAGCAGACGATCGAAAAGCTGATGGTTGGCGGACGCCTGCTCCATCAGCTGCGTAATTTCATTTTCCAGCTGATGGATATGGTTGCGCTGACGCGCCATATGCCATTCCACCAGCGAGACGGTGCCGCGCACCGGGTGCGGTACCGCCATCTGTTCAACCTGGCGCGCGTTGCGAATAAAGAAATCTGGATTTTGCAGCAGATAGTCGCACACCGCCTGATCGTCCAGCATCAGCGCGGCGGCTGTCTCTCCGACATGTTTCATAGATGAATAAACCCGTCATAAACGTGCGTGGCCGGTCCGGTCATATAGAGCGGATTTCCCGGCCCTTTCCATGCGATATACAGCGTGCCGCCCGGCAGATCGACGCGCACTTTTTCCGCCAGCAGCCCCTGCTGGATGCCGCTGGCCACCGCCGCGCACGCCCCGCTGCCGCAGGCCTGTGTTTCACCCGCGCCGCGCTCATAAACGCGCAGGCGAATATGATCCGGAGTAACCACTTCCATAAAACCGACGTTGACCCGCTCCGGGAAGCGCTCATGACTTTCCAGCACCGGCCCCAGCGTTTCAACCGCGGCGGTTTTGACACTGGCGACCTGGATCACGCAGTGCGGATTGCCCATGGAGACCACGCCGAACATGATGGTTTGCTCGGCGACGCGCAGCAGATACAGGCTTTCCGCCTTATTGGCGCGAAACGGCACCTGCTGCGGCTCGAAATTGGGCTCGCCCATGTTGACGCGCACCTGCTCATCGCTGTTGACGCTCAATACCATGCGTCCGGTCTGGGTGCTGACGCGGATATCGCTTTTGTTGGTCAATCCTTTCAGGCGGACAAAGCGGGCGAAACAGCGCGCGCCGTTGCCGCACTGCGCCACTTCGCTGCCGTCGGCGTTGAAGATACGGTAGTGGAAATCGAGGTCGGGATCGTAAGGCGGCTCGACGATCAATAGCTGATCGAAGCCGATGCCCAGATGACGATCCGCCAGACGGCGGATCAACTCCGGCGAGAAATAGACATTTTGCGTGACGGCGTCAACGACCATAAAGTCATTGCCAAGACCGTGCATTTTCGAGAACTGCATTTTCTGCTCCGCCGGCTGGGCCATCATGGTTACTGGGTCGCCTGAGCGGCCGTATCCGGGCGGGTCAGGTTATTCTCCTGCTGGCCATCCGGCTGAGTCGCCGTTGAAGAAGGGGGGGTCTGCTCGACAGGCGGCTGCGGCGCGCTCTGTTTCGGCTTATCCTGCGGCGGAAAATAGAGCGGGCCTTTCAGTCCGCAGCCGGCCAGGCTGGTCAACGCCAGCGCCATTGCCAGACGGCAAAGGATTGTCTTCATGCTATTCCTGCTTATGTTTGATGCGTTTACCTGGTTGCTTATCATCGCAGCTGACTTTGGAAAAGCAACAGGAAAAGGTGACGTGATGTGCGGCATCTCACTCTTGTCAGACGATGTTGTAAAATCCTGCGGCGCGTTATACTGCGCCAAAACGTTAAGGAAGCAATGATGAACGACAGTGAATTTCACCAGCTGGCCGATCGCCTGATGTTAACCATCGAAGAGTATTTTGACCGCTGGGACGGCGACAGCGATATCGACTATGAAACCCATGCCGGCATCATGACGCTCAGCTTTGAAAACGGCAGCAAAATCATTATCAACCGCCAGGAGCCGCTGCATCAAGTCTGGCTGGCGACCAAAGGCGGCGGCTACCATTTCGACTATCGCGACGGAGAGTGGATTTGCAACCGCAGCGGCGGCAACTTCTGGCAACTGCTGTCGGATGCCTGCAGCACGCAGTCGGGCGAAACGGTGTCGTTTCGTTAAGGCGCCGGCGGCTTGCCAAACGCGAGCAGAACGCAAAGCCCCCGGTGGGGCTTTGTTTTAAAAAATATATTTGGTTAACCGGACGATCCGATTTGCCTTACTCTGCCATAGATAAAATTTAGGATTCGACCGGCCTTCTCTTTCCCAACGGCTGCCCCACTCATCGGCAGAAACATATTGATATCCCAATCTTTTCAGATAGCTTTCTAAGGCGGCCGTTTCCGTTGCGTCACGATACACAACAGTACTCATTTCGGGAGAAGGACCGTCCATCATGCGAAAGCGAAAGTAGTAATCCTTCGCAATACGTGGCGCGTCTTTGATGTCTTTATCAACATAAGCATAATAAAGCCACCAGTCGCTCTCTTTAAAGCCAGCGCGCTGATTGGCTACCTTCATCATTTGGCAATCGACCAAAGTTAAGACGATCGCCATCACCGCCATTATTCCCAATACCCGTTTTAGCCATCTCACTCTGATGCTTTCTCCCACTGAACCACTACCTGAGCCCCTGCATCGATACGACGAACAATATCAGAGTCAAACCGGGTAAACGGATCGATCGACATCATAAAATCTGGCAACCTGCCTTTATAAGGGAGAGGAGGCTGGCGCTTATCGATGGGATCCGGAAACAGCAGCGGGTTGAACCCTTTATTTTTAAAACTGCCGAGCGCGCCATAGTAATCCCAGCGCCGCAGCGCCGCCTCTTTGCTCACGATGTTGAGCCACGGCCAGTAATTTTGCGGTCGGACAACTTTATAAAAGCCCAACAGGTCAGAAACCAGATCCTCAGCGCTAAAGCCGCTATCGGTATACCAGCTAAAAAAGGGCATTGATTGCCAGTTCTCAAAGGCGATGGCCGTTTCCATCATCAGCGCCAGCGTAATACTGTGCCTTTCAGATAATGAACGCCCCCGCTTAATATTCCAGCGCGAACTACGGCCGGTGCGAACCTGCCTGTATTTCATGGTTTGCTGGTACTCAACCAGATAGTAAGGCTGCCCGCTGGCCTCACCTCTTGCCATCTGCCCGAGGCAGTCTGTTATATCCTCTCCAGACGCATGCCCTAAATCTATCCAGCCCAAAACCTCTGAATAAACCAGTCCATACTCTTTTTCCCTTGGTGCCAGAGGATCAATAATCTCTTCCCGCTTGCTCATCGCCGTCCCTGCTGATGGATAAGGCGGAAAAGCGTCCGCCGCTTCAGGCAAAATAAAGCAGGTGCGCATCAGCGCCCGTAAGACCTGTCGCGAAAGAGAGCAAAAAAGAGCAGGCGGACCGGTCAGCGATCGGCGCGGACCAGGTTCAGAGAGGAAAGATGAAAGGTAAAGCGGTGCCCGCAGGCTTAGTGCATCTGGAAGCGCTGCGGATAGTCGTTGCTATTGCTGTCCGGCAGGTTGGCGCAGAGCTGCGTCAGCGCCTGGCTGCGGAACGGGATAACCTGCGTACGGTCGTCCGCTTTCACAATCTGATAGAACTGCGGCAGGTTAAAGTTAACGAAGCTGGAGCCGTAGGTGAAGCGGTCGTGCGATGAAGAGTAGAAGCGGCTGACATCGCGCACCAGCTCCTCTTTGCTGCCTTCGCAGTGGTGATAAACCTCAATACGGTTCGCTTCATCCAGAATATAGATGTTAAAGCCGCTGTCGGTGTTGGTATCCTCGAAGAAGAACTGAATGATCCCTTCGCTGGCGTAGCCGTTGACCACCGGCGGCAGCTGCACCTGCTCCGTCTCTACTTTAATAGAGAGGCCGTGCAGCTTGTTATTTGAGATGGCGCCGTAGAACTCCACCGCATTTTCCAGCTTCTGCACCGAAACGCCGAGACGCTCGAAGAAAAGCCCCCAGGTTTGGCCGGCGACCCGCAGCGCTTTAAAGCGGCCCGGATCCTGACGTGTGCTGGAGAGACGCAGCTCGATGCATTCGGAGACCAGCTGCTGCACGCGCGTACGGATCAGGCCGCGCAGATGTTGGCTGTAACAGAAAACCTCCACCGCATCGGGCGGCGCGGCATCCTGATGCATTTTGCCAAGAATGGTTTTTAACGCCTCCAGCATCGCCTGTTCGCCGTTGAAGTGCAGCGTGCGCACTTCATTCCATGAGTTGCGATAGAGCAGATCGACGCTGCCGATCAGGCACTGCTGCTGCTGGCCGAAGCTAAAGACATCCAGCTTGCGGAAATCGAAATGCACCACCTGATTGCGGAAGGCGGCGGTCGGGTCATATTCCAGATTGACGATCAGCGCCAGATGGCGAATTTCGCACGGGCTGTAGAGCGCTTTCGCCGTCGGTGCCGGCAGACGCAGCGGAAAATGGTGCGAGACATCCGCCACCAGCTCCTGTAGCCGCGCCAGATCGCACACCTCATTGCCTTTAATATGCAGCCGGGTTCTTTCCGTCAGCAGCCCGTTAAACCACGCCCACGCCACCAGCTTATTCAGGTAGCGGTTATATTCCAGCGGCTGATGGCTGATGATAGAACTCATATCAGGCGCCTGGTTATAGAGGTACCAGCCGGAACGGTTGGCGCGCCCTGCCGGGACGTGAATAAAGGTCAGGTGCGGTTCGGACAGATCGGGGGAAATCTGCGGGTTAACCAGCGTTACCTTGCCCGGCAGCGCTTCAAAGGCGGCATAAAGCTTGCGCGTCAGCACGCCAATATCCTGCGGGCTGGCACTGACGCTTAAATTGTTGCGGCGCGCAAAGCGAATCAGGTTACGGTAGCTCTGCATCATCGCATCCAGCAGCTCATTATGCGCTTCGCGCACGCGTTCGATTTTCCAGTCGGCGCGGCTGTCGAGGATCGCGAGACGCGCCTCGTCCCAGCCCCACTCGCTGACCAGCTGCGCCAGAATTTCGCGGCGCCAGCCGGAACGCTGCGGATTTTCATCCTGCGACAGCTTTTCGCATACCTTCAGATAAAAACAGCGGCGCACCAGATCGAGACGCGCATGGTCATCGATGCTAATCAGATATTGCGTGACGCGTTCCAGCATCATGCAGTAGGAGTCGAGACCAAAGGAGACGATTTCGCCGTCATGCAGCCGCTGCTTGATATCCATCGCCAGCAGGCGGGTACGGGGATATTCCCAGGAGTAAGCTTCCAGCAGCAAAGTTTTCAGCACCGCCTTATAAGGCGAATCGATGCTTTTATAGAGCTGCCAGAGGCTGGCGCCGAAATATTCCTCGGCGGAGAGCGTACTGAGCCCGCCCAGATCAAGCCACTCATTCGGCGTCAGTACGCCCTGCGCGTAAAGCGACATCACATAATCGTCGTAATGCTCTTCTTCTTCGCCAGGCACCATGTTCCACAGAATGCGTTTGCCCGCCATGCGCACCGCGGTACGATAGAATTCGTCCAGCAGCAGGATATGTTGGGTAGAGCCGCAGTCTTCGCCGCCGAGGCTGCCGCTTTCATTGTGGCGAAAGCGGTTTTCGTCGATCAGGAAAAAACTGACCTCCACACCCATCGCGGCGCACCATTTTTCCAGCAGCTGACATTTTTTCTGCAGCGCCAGGCGCTCTTCACCATCCAGCCAGGATTGATGGCAGACCCAGATATCCAGATCGGACGTGCTGTTTTGCCCAACGGAGGAGGTACTGCCCATAGAGTAGACGCCGGTGATCGGCATCTCCCCTTTAGGCGGTATGGCGACGTCGCAGCCCGACTTCTGTTCAATATCCTGCAGATAGCGCAGCTGGTTTTCATCAGACGTGTAAAAGCTGATGCCGTATGGAACGTTACCTTCAAGGTAGCCCGGCATCTGCGGATGATGATGATGTAATAAGGTTGGCAGCAGACCATATACCTGCTGGAAAGCAGGTCCCATTGCGGCCAGCGCGCGGTCGACACGCAGCTGGTTAATGGCATCCAGTCTCTGTTTCAGTGTCTCAATGTAGAGGTACAAGACGTCTCGCCTGATTATCCCAGTGCTTATAAATAACCCTGTTTCCGGGATCCGCCGCTTCATTTAAAAAAATTTTCGGGCAGATTACTGCTGGAAACGTGATCAATCTAACACCTGGCAGATTGACCGTAAAGAAAGTTGCGCTACTTAACAGTTTAGCACGCTTTATCCACCGATCGACCTGGCCTTTCCCTTCTACGCTTTTCCTTGCCGTCTCAAAATCGCGGAAACTGACAGCCTTCCTGTATCAATGATAGGATAATCAGTGAACGATCAAAACGGTATCAAGCATGTTAGACAAAATTTTAAGAATTGCCACCAGGCAAAGTCCGCTCGCTTTGTGGCAGGCACAATATGTTCAGCAGCGTCTGATGGCCTGCCATCCGGGCCTGCGCGTAGAGCTGGTGCCGATGGTGACGCGCGGCGACATTATCCTCGATACGCCGCTGGCGAAAGTGGGCGGCAAAGGGCTGTTCGTGAAAGAGCTGGAACTGGCGATGCTGGAAAACCGTGCCGATATCGCGGTGCATTCCATGAAGGATGTGCCGGTTGAATTTCCGCAAGGCCTGGGGCTGGTGACCATTTGCGAACGCGACGATCCGCTGGATGCCTTCGTCTCAAACCATTACGCCACCCTTGATGCACTGCCGCAGGGTGCCGTGGTCGGCACCTCCAGCCTGCGCCGACAGTGTCAGCT
This DNA window, taken from Mixta gaviniae, encodes the following:
- the ysgD gene encoding YsgD/CorL family protein, whose translation is MDTPSRCWLNHLINRYNP
- a CDS encoding AbrB family transcriptional regulator; translation: MEKLSRWQQWTMLVVVSLLLGFILHYFHVPAALLLGPMIVGVAMGLLGATLRIDKRLFILCQAVLGCMIARSLSPSIIDPLIADWPVVLAVLLMTLAASGLSGFLLVRYSDLPGPTGAWGSSPGGASAMVAMAADYGADARLVAFMQYLRVLFVATAAAIVARIGLGDDAQSAAPQVWFPPLDMRFAITLGIMLVGAYLGQRFRIPAGALLLPALAGAVLQSSGTVALQVPEWLLAAAYTLIGWTVGLRFTLPVFRLALRTLPQMLASIAGLMLLCGGMAWVLTKMLHVDLLTAYLATSPGGLDTVAIIAAGSRVDIAFVMALQTLRLFTILLTGPAMARFISRFARA
- the corA gene encoding magnesium/cobalt transporter CorA, producing MLSAFKLDRSRLTRLELEDTPEDLISSVWVDLIEPEEAERERVQSELGQSLATRPELEDIEASARFFEDEDGLHIHSFFFYEDAKDHAGNATVAFTIREGRLYTLRERELPAFRLYRMRARSQTLIDGNAYELLLDLFETKIEQLADEIENIYSDLEKLSRVIMEGQQGDEFDQALSTLAELEDIGWKVRLCLMDTQRALNFLVRKARLPTNQLEQAREILRDIESLLPHNESLFQKVNFLMQAAMGFINIEQNRIIKIFSVVSVVFLPPTLVASSYGMNFEFMPELKWSFGYPGAIGLMILAGLAPYLYFKRKNWL
- the rarD gene encoding EamA family transporter RarD; protein product: MDTQQTRQGIFCALGAYFIWGVAPAYFKLLQQVAPGEIMTHRVIWSALFMLLLISVSRSWPRVKVVIRQPKKMLLLALSATLVGGNWLLFIWAVNNHHMLEASLGYFINPLLNVVIGMLFLGERFRRMQWLAVLLATFGVLVQLWQFGSLPLIALGLALSFSLYGLTRKKIAVDAQSGMLIETLWLFPLASWYLFGIADSTTSHLSHNSATLNLLLIAAGIVTTIPLMLFTAAATRLRLSTLGFFQYLGPTLMFLLAVLFYGEAMTPDKAVTFGFIWLALALFIVDALYTLRRSRAGKA
- the uvrD gene encoding DNA helicase II, with the protein product MDVSDLLNSLNDKQREAVAAPRTNLLVLAGAGSGKTRVLVHRIAWLLTVENCSPYSIMAVTFTNKAAAEMRHRIEQLIGTSQGGMWIGTFHGLAHRLLRAHHLDARLPQDFQILDSEDQLRLLKRLIKAMNLDEKQWPPRQAMWYINGKKDEGLRPHHIESYGNPVEQTWLRVYQAYQEACDRAGLVDFAELLLRAHELWLTKPHILNHYRERFTNIMVDEFQDTNNIQYAWIRLLAGDSSRVMIVGDDDQSIYGWRGAQVENIQRFLQDFRGAETIRLEQNYRSTNNILKAANALIANNNGRLGKELWTDGSDGDPISLYCAFNELDEARFVVNRIKVWQENGGALNDCAILYRSNAQSRVLEEALLQASMPYRIYGGMRFFERQEIKDALAYLRLIANRNDDAAFERVVNTPTRGIGDRTLDVVRQASRDRQLTLWQTSRELLQEKALAGRAAAALQRFTELVDSLAQETAELPLHVQTDRVIKDSGLWLMYEQEKGEKGQTRIENLEELVNATRQYSYQDEDEDLMPLQAFLSHAALEAGEGQADKWQDAVQLMTMHAAKGLEFSQVFIVGMEEGMFPSQMALDEGGRLEEERRLAYVGVTRAMKKLTLTYAETRRLYGKEVYHRPSRFIGELPEECVDEVRLRASISRPVSHQRMGTPVAQNDSGFTLGQRVRHAKFGEGTIINLEGSGDHSRLQVAFQGQGIKWLVAAYARLEAV